The following are encoded in a window of Kitasatospora fiedleri genomic DNA:
- a CDS encoding DinB family protein: MTWTVPTTTRTGGSLTAPETELLPGYLAWHRATFLHKCAGLTGEQLALRPLPASSLSLLGLMRHLAKVERTWFRIRFAGQDVPPLHAVEGHKDADFDLLEPERAEQEYLALLEEQRLADLAVAGAPLDAVLAAYGEEQSLRTTYLHVITEYARHNGHADLLREHIDGVTGG, from the coding sequence ATGACATGGACCGTCCCCACCACCACCCGCACCGGCGGCTCGCTCACCGCCCCCGAGACCGAGCTGCTGCCCGGCTACCTCGCCTGGCACCGGGCCACCTTCCTGCACAAGTGCGCCGGCCTGACCGGCGAGCAGCTCGCGCTGCGCCCCCTGCCCGCGAGCTCGCTCTCGCTGCTCGGGCTGATGCGCCACCTGGCCAAGGTGGAGCGGACGTGGTTCCGAATCCGCTTCGCCGGGCAGGACGTCCCGCCGCTGCACGCCGTGGAGGGCCACAAGGACGCCGACTTCGACCTGCTGGAGCCGGAGCGGGCCGAGCAGGAGTACCTGGCGCTGCTGGAGGAACAGCGCCTCGCCGACCTCGCGGTGGCCGGCGCCCCGCTGGACGCGGTGCTGGCCGCGTACGGGGAGGAGCAGTCCCTGCGGACGACGTACCTGCACGTCATCACCGAGTACGCCCGCCACAACGGGCACGCCGACCTGCTGCGCGAGCACATCGACGGCGTCACCGGCGGCTGA